In Nitrospirota bacterium, a single genomic region encodes these proteins:
- a CDS encoding acyl--CoA ligase, with protein MSQLRAWHRAPGAEPRTAPFFKKLNAFILRDGEFSLSTFVDLVADVYGERTVLFLEGPSACFSAKTLSYNEARRFVERAAGALAGRGVKKGDRVVLFMGNSVELGLLAFAVMRLGAVVIPVNAQYRSAEVDYIITHSRAGTVITDATTRSSVSPGAPGLTAVRNWLDLDPKAPSPFESLSSLLAAAAPAPPAPLADDDPVGIFYTSGTTGHPKGAVLTNKGFMFHIRRSLRMGTLIPKRNIHAILHALPLTHIMGFLVFMAFFCSGSPIVFLGGFEAGKAIEAIERYGITLFVGVPAMYGMILQEKIPNGALQTMRVMVSAADVLPPEWAERIRQLASRPFLGLFRKRPIFAEFYGQVETTGVTCAKLSLPFVKYDAGCVGRRMPGVEVKIIGADGKEVRKGEVGEVVVKGDNVLQGYWGSAEQKDVFTADGWFRTGDLAKKGSLGFFYFVDREKDMIKSGGYSIFTREVEELLMSHPQILEASVFGIPHAVKKEIPVAAVRLKPGESVAGEEIVEWAKQHIAPYKSPRKVVVVDDFPRGSTQKILKKELKRLYAHLGEALREEAAAKAS; from the coding sequence ATGAGTCAACTCAGGGCTTGGCACCGTGCGCCGGGTGCAGAGCCGCGCACCGCTCCATTTTTCAAGAAACTCAACGCCTTCATCCTTCGCGACGGAGAATTCAGCCTCTCCACCTTCGTGGATCTCGTGGCGGACGTGTATGGGGAGCGGACGGTCCTATTTCTGGAAGGACCATCGGCCTGTTTTTCGGCCAAGACGCTGTCCTACAACGAGGCGCGGAGATTCGTGGAGCGCGCAGCGGGGGCCTTGGCCGGGCGCGGCGTGAAGAAAGGCGACCGTGTGGTCCTCTTCATGGGCAACTCCGTCGAACTGGGGCTCCTGGCCTTCGCCGTCATGCGCCTGGGCGCTGTGGTCATCCCCGTCAACGCTCAGTATCGAAGCGCTGAAGTGGATTACATCATCACACACAGTCGGGCCGGCACCGTGATTACGGATGCGACCACCCGCTCAAGCGTCTCGCCCGGTGCGCCCGGTTTGACCGCCGTCCGGAATTGGCTGGACCTTGATCCGAAGGCGCCTTCGCCGTTCGAATCTCTCTCCTCACTCCTGGCCGCGGCCGCTCCGGCGCCCCCCGCACCCCTCGCGGACGATGATCCCGTGGGCATTTTCTACACATCCGGCACGACGGGGCATCCCAAAGGGGCGGTGCTGACCAACAAGGGCTTCATGTTCCACATCCGCCGGAGCCTCCGGATGGGTACGCTGATTCCGAAGCGCAACATCCATGCGATCCTCCATGCCCTTCCGCTCACCCACATCATGGGATTCTTGGTCTTCATGGCCTTTTTCTGCTCGGGCAGTCCGATAGTGTTCCTGGGTGGATTTGAAGCCGGAAAGGCGATCGAGGCGATCGAGCGATACGGGATCACCCTGTTCGTCGGCGTCCCCGCGATGTACGGGATGATCCTTCAGGAAAAAATCCCCAACGGCGCTCTCCAAACCATGCGGGTCATGGTCTCGGCGGCGGATGTTCTCCCACCGGAGTGGGCCGAGCGGATTCGCCAACTGGCCTCCCGACCTTTCCTCGGACTGTTCCGCAAGAGGCCGATCTTCGCCGAGTTCTACGGTCAGGTGGAGACGACCGGTGTCACGTGCGCCAAGTTGAGCCTTCCGTTCGTAAAGTACGATGCGGGATGCGTCGGCCGGCGGATGCCGGGGGTCGAGGTCAAGATCATCGGGGCGGACGGGAAGGAAGTGAGGAAAGGCGAAGTGGGAGAGGTCGTCGTGAAGGGCGACAATGTGCTCCAAGGCTATTGGGGCTCGGCGGAGCAAAAAGATGTGTTCACGGCGGACGGATGGTTCCGAACGGGCGATCTGGCGAAGAAGGGAAGTCTTGGGTTTTTCTATTTTGTGGATCGGGAAAAAGACATGATCAAGAGCGGAGGCTATTCGATCTTCACGCGCGAGGTGGAGGAGTTGCTCATGAGTCACCCTCAGATCCTGGAGGCGAGCGTTTTCGGGATTCCCCATGCGGTTAAGAAAGAAATCCCGGTGGCTGCCGTGAGGCTCAAGCCCGGCGAATCCGTCGCGGGAGAAGAGATTGTCGAATGGGCGAAGCAGCATATCGCGCCGTACAAGTCTCCGCGGAAGGTGGTTGTCGTCGATGATTTTCCCAGGGGATCGACGCAGAAAATTCTGAAGAAGGAACTGAAACGTCTGTATGCGCACCTGGGTGAGGCGCTGCGGGAAGAGGCGGCGGCAAAGGCGTCGTGA
- a CDS encoding SAM-dependent DNA methyltransferase: MAEHSQQLVQKLWNYCNILRDDGLSYGDYVEQLTFLLFLKMADEQTRPPLNKPSPVPKGSDWPSLLARDGEELETHYRRVLESLGKEKGMLGLVFRKAQNKIQDPAKLRRLIVDLIDKENWSSLSADVKGDAYEGLLQKNAEDVKGGAGQYFTPRPLIAALVEVMRPEPGMTVCDPACGTGGFLLAAHDYIAKHHTLDREQKKRLKSGTLYGLELVDGVARLCCMNLLLHGIGGNGADKVPIDVRDALADQGGRHYEMVLTNPPFGKKSSVTIVNDEGRAERESLTIHRDDFWATTSNKQLNFLQHVFTLLQQHGRAAIVVPDNVLFEGGAGETIRRKLLHQADVHTLLRLPTGVFYAQGVKANVLFFDRKPAGEKPWTQKLWIHDLRTNMHFTLKENPLKREDLNDFVRCFNPKNRHQRKESERFKSFSYDELIKRDKANLDIFWLKDESLEEWANLPSPGVIAAEIADDLESALGQFRAIEEDVPSS; the protein is encoded by the coding sequence ATGGCCGAACATTCCCAACAACTCGTCCAGAAGCTCTGGAACTATTGCAACATCCTTCGGGATGATGGGCTGTCGTACGGCGATTACGTCGAGCAACTGACGTTCCTTCTCTTCCTCAAGATGGCGGACGAGCAGACGCGACCTCCGCTCAACAAGCCCTCACCCGTTCCGAAAGGTTCCGACTGGCCGAGTCTATTGGCCCGCGACGGCGAAGAACTCGAAACGCATTACCGGCGCGTCTTGGAATCGCTCGGAAAAGAAAAGGGCATGCTCGGACTCGTTTTCCGAAAGGCCCAGAACAAGATTCAGGACCCCGCAAAACTCAGGCGACTCATCGTGGACCTGATTGACAAGGAAAATTGGTCGTCCCTATCCGCCGACGTGAAGGGCGACGCCTACGAGGGCCTGCTCCAGAAAAACGCCGAGGACGTGAAAGGCGGCGCCGGCCAGTACTTCACGCCGCGTCCGCTCATCGCCGCCCTCGTGGAGGTGATGCGGCCTGAACCGGGCATGACCGTCTGCGACCCCGCGTGCGGAACGGGCGGGTTCCTCCTCGCCGCCCACGACTACATCGCCAAGCACCACACGTTGGACCGCGAACAGAAGAAACGCCTCAAGAGCGGGACGCTTTACGGCCTTGAACTGGTTGACGGCGTCGCCCGGCTCTGTTGCATGAACCTGCTCCTTCACGGCATCGGCGGGAATGGCGCGGACAAGGTTCCCATCGATGTCCGGGATGCCCTGGCGGACCAGGGCGGACGCCACTACGAAATGGTCCTAACGAATCCGCCCTTCGGGAAAAAGAGCAGCGTAACCATTGTGAACGACGAGGGGCGCGCCGAGCGCGAAAGCCTGACCATCCATCGGGACGATTTCTGGGCGACAACGAGCAACAAACAGCTCAATTTCCTCCAGCACGTGTTCACCTTGCTCCAACAGCACGGCAGGGCGGCGATTGTTGTCCCCGACAACGTCCTCTTCGAAGGCGGCGCCGGGGAAACGATTCGCCGGAAGCTCCTTCATCAGGCGGACGTTCACACCCTGCTGCGTCTGCCCACCGGGGTTTTCTACGCGCAAGGCGTGAAGGCGAACGTCCTGTTCTTCGACCGAAAACCTGCCGGCGAAAAGCCCTGGACGCAAAAGCTCTGGATCCACGATCTCCGGACGAACATGCACTTCACGCTCAAGGAGAACCCGCTCAAACGCGAGGACTTGAACGATTTCGTTCGCTGCTTCAACCCGAAGAACCGTCACCAACGCAAGGAGAGCGAACGGTTCAAGTCCTTCTCCTACGACGAACTCATCAAGCGGGACAAGGCCAACCTCGACATCTTCTGGCTGAAGGACGAATCTCTCGAAGAGTGGGCGAATCTTCCCTCCCCGGGCGTCATCGCTGCCGAGATCGCCGATGACCTCGAATCCGCATTGGGGCAGTTCCGAGCGATTGAAGAAGACGTCCCATCGTCATGA
- a CDS encoding shikimate kinase: MATLIGVGSNVIFTGFMGAGKTTVGGIVAARLGRAFHDVDVLIEKDSGMSINDIFDRRGEAFFRDEETRMLTRLESAEQAVMATGGGIVLREENWAIMRRMGKVVSLLASADVLYERVKDLAHRPLLKVVHPKDELVRLLGLRAPLYRKADLLIDTDRRTPEDVAATVLRELGLLPKS; the protein is encoded by the coding sequence TTGGCAACCCTGATCGGCGTCGGCTCCAACGTAATCTTCACCGGTTTCATGGGGGCCGGGAAGACCACTGTGGGAGGCATCGTGGCCGCGCGGTTGGGGCGGGCTTTCCACGACGTTGACGTCCTCATCGAAAAGGATTCCGGGATGAGTATCAACGACATTTTCGACCGACGGGGCGAGGCTTTTTTCCGGGACGAGGAAACCCGCATGCTCACCCGGTTGGAATCAGCGGAGCAGGCCGTGATGGCCACGGGAGGCGGGATCGTCCTGCGCGAGGAAAACTGGGCGATCATGAGGCGGATGGGAAAAGTGGTGTCCTTGCTCGCGTCGGCCGACGTGCTCTATGAGCGCGTGAAAGACCTTGCCCATCGGCCCCTCTTGAAAGTGGTCCACCCCAAGGATGAATTGGTCCGGTTGCTCGGCCTCCGGGCGCCGCTCTATCGGAAGGCGGATCTGTTGATCGATACGGATCGGCGCACCCCCGAGGATGTGGCCGCCACCGTGCTGCGCGAACTGGGTCTTCTGCCGAAATCCTGA
- a CDS encoding Fic family protein, with translation MAYEPLFQVTGLLVEWIEKIAALREKILMSTLQAPWVPKLQRDSRTRTAHSSTAIEGNPLTLEKVRALAEGKSLPDATPRSKREVLNHLAALRYVEKNSSVKVVTHGHVLEIHRLISTGVMQQGEAGRYRDIQVRVGKHMPPPPLQVSGLMSELLAWWNDRSLRWSPVITSAVVHHRFEDIHPFADGNGRTGRILALWELYRRGFDTQHIFSVDEFYWNDRHRYYEALDEPKRADGNLTSWLEYTAEGVHVTLENVWGRIREWSTGCHGEKLLLRPKQEQLLELLRDRGGMRPAEIWKALKISKQGALDLLTPLIDAKLVERSGTRKSGRYTLA, from the coding sequence GTGGCATACGAACCCCTCTTTCAGGTAACCGGCCTCCTCGTCGAGTGGATCGAGAAGATCGCGGCCCTGCGCGAGAAAATCCTCATGTCCACCCTCCAGGCGCCATGGGTCCCGAAACTTCAAAGGGACAGCCGAACCCGAACGGCCCACTCGTCCACGGCAATCGAAGGAAACCCACTGACGTTGGAGAAAGTGCGCGCACTGGCTGAAGGCAAATCGCTGCCGGACGCCACGCCCCGGTCAAAACGCGAGGTTTTGAACCATCTGGCGGCCCTACGATACGTTGAAAAGAATTCTTCCGTGAAGGTGGTGACTCACGGGCATGTTCTGGAAATCCACCGCCTTATCTCAACGGGGGTCATGCAACAAGGGGAAGCAGGCCGGTATCGGGACATTCAAGTCAGGGTGGGGAAGCACATGCCCCCGCCTCCCTTGCAAGTCTCCGGCCTGATGTCTGAACTATTGGCGTGGTGGAACGATCGTTCGCTCCGGTGGTCGCCGGTCATCACATCGGCCGTCGTCCATCACCGATTCGAGGACATACACCCGTTCGCCGATGGAAACGGACGGACCGGCCGAATTCTGGCTTTGTGGGAACTGTACCGACGAGGCTTCGACACGCAGCATATTTTCTCGGTTGATGAGTTCTATTGGAACGACCGGCACCGATATTACGAAGCCCTGGACGAGCCCAAGCGGGCAGACGGCAATCTGACGAGCTGGCTCGAATATACCGCCGAGGGTGTCCATGTGACCTTGGAAAACGTTTGGGGCCGAATCCGGGAATGGTCTACCGGATGTCATGGAGAGAAGCTCCTGCTCAGACCGAAACAGGAACAGTTGCTCGAATTGCTTCGCGACCGTGGCGGTATGAGGCCCGCTGAAATCTGGAAAGCCTTGAAGATCTCGAAACAAGGGGCACTGGATCTGCTTACGCCGCTTATTGATGCGAAGCTGGTAGAACGCAGCGGAACAAGAAAATCCGGACGATACACGCTGGCATGA
- a CDS encoding AarF/ABC1/UbiB kinase family protein produces the protein MTDSYLATHPRLRLLTVAGVLVRMYARTWGIRPLKPALGRDRYWEVKKGVARRNGRMLYKNILRLKGLFIKVGQFLSVRVDLLPKAYTRELTKLQDQVPAADYAQIRRRVEAELKQPIEKAFREFRPVPIAAASLGQVHEAWLHDGTRVAVKVQYPGIEDVVNCDLEILRLIMKWYAMFRREFQSTFLLEEFRQHVSRELDYVQEGKSAERVARNFGDDSRVVVPKVIWSHTTLKVLTLEFIEGIKITDRDRILAAGYEMADISKLLMDCYFRQIFRDGFFHADAHPGNLFIVPGPKLALLDFGLSKEMDPKFLPNFIGLAAAIYGKDPKQASECFRELGLRVLNQKEDTFLEFSEFIIKNMDDVIYKNPKKIDYQSIMDQVLEMVRTHPVVNIPSDFVLLGRLLGQLSGIGRQLGVSVNMQEVLLPHLAGAR, from the coding sequence GTGACGGACAGCTATCTCGCCACCCATCCGCGCCTTCGCCTCCTGACCGTGGCCGGCGTCCTCGTCCGGATGTATGCCCGGACGTGGGGAATCCGGCCGCTCAAGCCCGCTCTCGGGCGCGACCGCTATTGGGAGGTCAAGAAAGGCGTGGCGCGGCGCAACGGACGGATGCTGTACAAAAACATCCTTCGACTCAAGGGACTGTTCATCAAGGTGGGACAGTTTTTATCGGTGAGAGTCGATCTGCTGCCCAAGGCCTATACACGCGAACTGACCAAGTTGCAGGATCAAGTGCCGGCGGCGGACTACGCGCAGATCCGCCGACGCGTTGAGGCCGAATTGAAGCAGCCCATCGAGAAGGCCTTCAGGGAGTTCCGGCCCGTTCCCATCGCCGCCGCCTCGCTGGGGCAGGTGCATGAAGCCTGGCTGCACGATGGGACGCGCGTGGCCGTCAAGGTGCAGTACCCGGGCATCGAGGATGTGGTGAACTGCGACCTCGAAATCCTCCGACTGATCATGAAATGGTACGCCATGTTCCGGAGGGAATTTCAGAGTACATTCCTCCTCGAGGAATTTCGTCAGCATGTTTCGCGGGAACTGGACTATGTACAGGAGGGGAAGAGCGCGGAGCGCGTGGCGCGGAATTTCGGAGACGACTCGCGCGTGGTGGTGCCCAAGGTCATCTGGTCCCACACGACCCTGAAGGTTCTCACGCTGGAGTTCATCGAGGGGATCAAGATTACGGACAGGGATCGGATCCTGGCGGCCGGATACGAAATGGCCGATATTTCAAAGCTCCTGATGGACTGCTACTTCCGCCAGATCTTCCGCGATGGATTCTTTCACGCCGACGCCCATCCCGGCAACCTTTTCATCGTGCCGGGGCCGAAACTCGCACTTCTGGATTTCGGCCTCTCGAAAGAAATGGACCCCAAGTTCCTGCCGAATTTCATCGGGTTGGCCGCCGCCATCTACGGGAAGGATCCGAAACAGGCGTCGGAATGCTTCCGTGAACTGGGGCTGCGGGTCCTGAATCAGAAAGAAGATACCTTTCTGGAATTCTCGGAGTTCATCATCAAGAACATGGATGACGTGATTTACAAGAACCCCAAAAAAATCGACTACCAGAGCATCATGGATCAGGTGCTGGAGATGGTTCGGACGCATCCCGTAGTGAACATCCCGAGTGATTTCGTACTTCTCGGACGACTCCTGGGCCAGCTCTCCGGCATCGGGCGCCAGCTTGGGGTGAGCGTGAACATGCAGGAAGTCCTCCTCCCTCATCTGGCCGGCGCGCGGTAA